CCTGCGTTCACGCCGGTTCTGGCCGGCGCGGGCGCCGCGCTCTTGGCCGGCGGTTCCGGCGATGCGCACGGCCGCAAGAGCCTGTTCGCGCGCCTGGGCGGCTTCGGGCTGGCGGGCCCGGTGTTCGCGCTCGCCGTCGCGCTGGCGGGCATCGCTTACTGGGAAGATCAGCAGCGCAAGGCCGAACTCGCCGACATCGACGCGGCCATGATGAGCGACAGCCTGCCGCTCGACGCTTATCTCGATCACGGCTTCAACGCGTAT
The Caballeronia sp. M1242 DNA segment above includes these coding regions:
- a CDS encoding DUF3619 family protein gives rise to the protein MSSALETKENEFALKVVRALDESTSAIPAAAMDRLAEARRAAIARKKPEKVAVAAAAPAFTPVLAGAGAALLAGGSGDAHGRKSLFARLGGFGLAGPVFALAVALAGIAYWEDQQRKAELADIDAAMMSDSLPLDAYLDHGFNAYLTRNH